A region from the Pseudomonas sp. KU26590 genome encodes:
- a CDS encoding protein-glutamate methylesterase/protein-glutamine glutaminase produces MAVKVLVVDDSGFFRRRVSEILSSDPTIQVVGTATNGKEAIDQALALKPDVITMDYEMPMMDGITAVRHIMQRCPTPVLMFSSLTHEGARVTLDALDAGAVDFLPKNFEDISRNPEKVKQMLCEKVHSISRSNRRFSGYGSTPSATSAPAPSAAPAAPRSTSAAPSPSRPGPAPAPARSAAPASHHHASTSGAPKRKAYKLVAIGTSTGGPVALQRVLTQLPANFPAPIVLIQHMPAAFTKAFAERLDKLCRISVKEAEDGDILRPGLALLAPGGKQMMVDGRGAVKILPGDERLNYKPCVDITFGSAAKSYSDKVLAVVLTGMGADGREGARLLKQSGSQIWAQDEASCVIYGMPMAIVKAELADAVYSLDDIGRHLVEACS; encoded by the coding sequence ATGGCAGTCAAGGTTCTCGTCGTGGACGATTCGGGTTTTTTCCGACGTCGTGTTTCGGAAATTCTCTCTTCAGATCCCACGATCCAGGTGGTCGGTACCGCCACCAATGGCAAGGAAGCCATTGACCAAGCCCTGGCCCTCAAGCCTGACGTGATCACCATGGACTACGAAATGCCGATGATGGATGGCATTACCGCGGTCCGTCACATCATGCAGCGCTGCCCGACCCCGGTGTTGATGTTCTCCTCCCTGACCCACGAAGGCGCCCGAGTGACCCTCGATGCGCTGGACGCTGGCGCGGTGGATTTCCTGCCGAAGAATTTCGAAGACATCTCGCGCAACCCCGAGAAGGTCAAACAGATGCTGTGCGAGAAAGTACACAGCATCTCCCGCAGCAACCGTCGTTTCAGCGGTTACGGCAGCACGCCTTCTGCCACTTCGGCACCCGCGCCGTCTGCTGCACCTGCTGCCCCGCGCAGCACGTCTGCCGCACCCAGCCCGTCGCGTCCGGGGCCAGCCCCTGCGCCTGCACGTTCAGCCGCGCCGGCGTCCCATCATCACGCGTCAACCTCGGGTGCGCCCAAGCGCAAAGCCTACAAACTGGTGGCGATCGGTACCTCCACCGGTGGCCCGGTGGCCTTGCAGCGGGTGTTGACCCAACTGCCGGCCAACTTCCCGGCGCCCATCGTGCTGATCCAGCACATGCCAGCCGCGTTCACCAAAGCCTTCGCCGAGCGTCTCGACAAGCTTTGCCGCATCAGCGTCAAGGAAGCCGAAGACGGCGACATCCTGCGTCCCGGTCTGGCATTGCTGGCCCCGGGCGGCAAACAGATGATGGTCGATGGTCGCGGTGCGGTGAAAATCCTGCCGGGGGACGAGCGCTTGAACTACAAGCCCTGCGTCGACATCACGTTCGGCTCGGCGGCAAAATCCTACAGCGATAAAGTCCTCGCGGTCGTCCTCACCGGGATGGGCGCTGACGGCCGTGAAGGCGCGCGTCTGCTCAAACAGAGCGGCAGCCAGATCTGGGCGCAGGACGAAGCCAGTTGTGTGATCTACGGCATGCCCATGGCGATCGTCAAAGCCGAACTGGCCGACGCCGTTTACAGCCTCGACGACATCGGGCGCCACCTGGTGGAGGCCTGCAGCTGA
- the fleN gene encoding flagellar synthesis regulator FleN: MGSMHPVQVIAVTGGKGGVGKTNVSVNLSLALAELGRRVMLLDADLGLANVDVLLGLTPKRTLADVIEGRCELRDVLLQGPGGVRIVPAASGTQSMVHLTPAQHAGLIQAFSDIGDNLDVLVIDTAAGIGESVVSFVRAAQEVLLVVCDEPTSITDAYALIKLLNRDYGMNRFRVLANMAQSPQEGRNLFAKLTKVTDRFLDVALQYVGAVPYDECVRKAVQKQRAVYEAFPRSKCALAFKAIAQKVDTWPLPANPRGHLEFFVERLVHHTSAGPVS; this comes from the coding sequence ATGGGCAGCATGCATCCCGTACAGGTTATCGCGGTAACCGGTGGCAAAGGTGGCGTAGGCAAGACCAACGTTTCAGTGAATCTTTCACTGGCACTGGCCGAGCTGGGACGTCGCGTCATGCTGCTGGACGCCGATCTGGGTCTGGCCAACGTCGACGTATTATTGGGACTGACCCCCAAACGCACCCTGGCTGACGTCATCGAGGGGCGGTGCGAACTGCGCGATGTCCTGCTGCAGGGCCCGGGCGGCGTACGCATCGTGCCGGCGGCATCGGGCACCCAGAGCATGGTCCACCTGACCCCGGCGCAGCATGCCGGGTTGATTCAGGCGTTCAGTGACATCGGCGACAACCTCGATGTGCTGGTCATCGATACCGCCGCCGGCATCGGCGAGTCGGTGGTGAGCTTCGTCCGCGCCGCCCAGGAAGTGCTGCTGGTGGTGTGCGACGAGCCCACGTCGATCACCGACGCCTACGCCCTGATCAAACTGCTCAACCGCGATTACGGCATGAACCGCTTCCGCGTCCTGGCCAACATGGCCCAGAGCCCGCAGGAAGGGCGCAACCTCTTCGCCAAGCTGACGAAAGTCACCGACCGTTTTCTCGACGTGGCCCTGCAATATGTAGGCGCTGTGCCGTACGACGAATGCGTACGCAAGGCCGTGCAGAAACAGCGCGCCGTGTACGAAGCGTTTCCGCGTTCCAAATGTGCGTTGGCGTTCAAGGCCATCGCGCAGAAAGTCGACACCTGGCCGCTCCCGGCGAACCCGCGCGGCCATCTGGAATTTTTCGTAGAACGCCTCGTGCATCACACCAGCGCAGGGCCCGTCTCATGA
- a CDS encoding ParA family protein: MRVWAVANQKGGVGKTTTSIALAGLLAEAGKRVVVVDLDPHGSMTSYFGQDPDTLEHSSFDLFLNKGVVPDGLPGQLLLPTSDKRISLLPSSTALATLERQSPGQSGLGLVIAKSLAQLWQDFDYAIIDSPPLLGVLMVNALAASQQLAIPVQTEFLAVKGLERMVNTLAMINRSRKVPLPYTIVPTLFDRRTQASMSTLKLLRDSYPEHVWNAFIPVDTRLRDASRAGLTPSQFDNKSRGVLAYRALLKHMLTEQLVGQVA; this comes from the coding sequence ATGAGAGTCTGGGCAGTAGCCAATCAGAAAGGCGGGGTCGGCAAGACCACCACCTCCATCGCTTTAGCCGGGTTACTGGCGGAGGCGGGCAAGCGCGTGGTCGTGGTGGACCTCGATCCCCACGGCTCGATGACCAGCTATTTCGGGCAAGATCCCGACACCCTGGAACACAGCAGCTTCGACCTGTTCCTCAACAAGGGCGTGGTGCCGGACGGTTTGCCGGGGCAACTGTTGTTGCCCACCAGCGACAAGCGCATTTCGCTGCTGCCGTCGAGCACCGCGCTGGCCACCCTTGAGCGCCAGTCGCCGGGGCAGAGCGGCCTGGGCCTTGTGATTGCCAAGAGTCTGGCGCAGCTGTGGCAGGACTTTGATTACGCGATCATCGACAGCCCGCCGTTGCTCGGCGTGTTGATGGTCAACGCCCTGGCGGCCAGCCAGCAACTGGCGATCCCGGTGCAGACTGAATTCCTCGCGGTGAAGGGCCTGGAGCGCATGGTCAACACGCTGGCGATGATCAATCGCTCGCGCAAGGTGCCGCTGCCGTACACCATCGTGCCGACGCTGTTCGACCGCCGCACCCAGGCTTCGATGAGCACGCTCAAGCTGCTGCGCGACAGTTACCCGGAGCACGTCTGGAATGCCTTCATTCCGGTGGACACGCGACTGCGCGATGCCAGCCGCGCCGGCCTGACGCCGTCACAGTTCGACAACAAGAGCCGTGGCGTGCTGGCCTACCGCGCGTTGCTCAAGCACATGCTCACCGAACAGCTTGTCGGGCAGGTGGCCTGA
- a CDS encoding flagellar motor protein, with protein sequence MDVLTLIGIILAFVAIIGGNFLEGGHLGALLNGPAALIVLGGTLAACLVQTPMSAFKRAMQIFIWILFPPRIDLAGGIDRVVSWSLTARKEGLLGLEAVADSEPDNYSRKGLQLLVDGAEPAAIRGILEVDFITQESRDIQAAKVYESMGGYAPTIGIIGAVMGLIHVMGNLADPNQLGSGIAVAFIATIYGVASANLFLLPVANKLKAVAIRQSRYREMLLEGLLSIAEGENPRSIELKLQGFME encoded by the coding sequence ATGGATGTCTTGACGCTCATAGGGATCATTCTGGCGTTCGTCGCGATCATCGGCGGCAACTTCCTTGAAGGCGGTCACCTGGGCGCCTTGCTCAACGGTCCGGCCGCGCTGATTGTGCTCGGCGGGACGCTGGCGGCCTGCCTGGTGCAGACGCCGATGAGCGCGTTCAAGCGGGCGATGCAGATCTTCATCTGGATTCTGTTTCCGCCACGGATTGATCTGGCGGGCGGCATCGATCGCGTCGTGTCCTGGAGCCTCACCGCGCGCAAGGAGGGCCTGCTTGGCCTCGAAGCCGTGGCGGATTCGGAGCCCGATAACTATTCACGCAAAGGCCTGCAACTGCTGGTCGACGGCGCTGAACCGGCGGCTATACGCGGCATTCTGGAAGTGGATTTCATCACCCAGGAAAGCCGCGACATCCAGGCCGCCAAGGTCTACGAAAGCATGGGCGGCTATGCGCCCACGATAGGCATCATCGGCGCGGTCATGGGCCTGATCCATGTCATGGGCAACCTGGCCGACCCCAATCAACTGGGGAGCGGGATTGCCGTCGCGTTTATTGCCACCATCTATGGCGTGGCGTCCGCCAACCTGTTTCTTCTGCCGGTGGCGAACAAGCTCAAAGCCGTGGCGATCCGTCAGTCTCGCTACCGGGAAATGCTCCTCGAAGGCCTGCTGTCGATTGCCGAAGGCGAGAACCCGCGCTCGATCGAATTGAAGCTGCAAGGCTTCATGGAGTGA
- the flhF gene encoding flagellar biosynthesis protein FlhF produces the protein MQVKRFFAADMRQAMKLVRDELGAEAAIIGNRRIAGGVELTAALDYKLSALAPRVPNIELEEELRKTQSRIVTAQAELTHRSELDTVANRQLFAGLAMDDSKQIEPTLEEPFRPSIHAAVAAERAERKAEPAVGDRAYEAMRSELNGLRELLEVQLGSLAWNQLQGSRPQQANLWRRLQRVGLSGPLSRDLLAMVPESSDQAHTWRMLLAHLARMIATPDVEPLEEGGVIAMVGPAGMGKTTTLAKLAARYVLKYGAQNIALVSMDSFRIGAQEQLKTLGRILNVPVTHVDPGQSLAQALEPLLRKRVVLIDTAGLQASDPALRLQLETLAGRGIKARNYLVLATTSQKQVLSAAYHSYKRCGLAGCILTKLDETASLGEVLSLAVTHELPVAYLTDGPRIPDDLHLPRRHQLVSRAVSVQMQEEPSEEAMADMFADLYHSTGKRAG, from the coding sequence ATGCAAGTTAAGCGTTTTTTCGCCGCCGATATGCGACAAGCCATGAAACTGGTTCGCGATGAGCTGGGCGCTGAAGCTGCCATCATCGGGAACCGGCGGATCGCCGGCGGCGTGGAACTGACCGCCGCCCTGGATTACAAGTTGTCTGCGCTGGCCCCGCGTGTACCGAACATCGAACTCGAAGAAGAGCTGCGCAAGACCCAGTCGCGCATCGTCACCGCTCAGGCTGAGCTGACCCATCGCAGCGAGCTGGACACTGTTGCCAATCGCCAGTTGTTCGCTGGCCTGGCGATGGATGACAGCAAGCAGATCGAACCGACCCTGGAAGAACCGTTTCGCCCGTCGATCCACGCCGCTGTGGCCGCTGAACGTGCCGAGCGCAAGGCTGAGCCGGCGGTGGGCGATCGTGCCTACGAAGCGATGCGCTCCGAATTGAACGGTCTGCGCGAACTGCTGGAAGTCCAGCTGGGCTCGCTGGCCTGGAACCAGCTGCAAGGCAGCCGTCCGCAGCAGGCCAACCTGTGGCGCCGTCTGCAACGCGTCGGCCTCTCCGGCCCGCTGTCCCGCGATCTGCTGGCGATGGTCCCGGAATCCAGTGATCAGGCCCACACCTGGCGCATGCTGCTGGCCCATCTGGCCCGCATGATTGCCACGCCTGACGTCGAGCCACTGGAAGAGGGCGGTGTGATTGCCATGGTCGGCCCTGCCGGCATGGGCAAAACCACCACGCTGGCTAAACTGGCGGCCCGATATGTGTTGAAATACGGCGCGCAAAATATCGCGCTGGTGAGCATGGACAGTTTCCGCATTGGCGCTCAGGAACAGCTGAAAACCCTGGGTCGGATCCTCAATGTACCGGTCACCCACGTCGACCCGGGCCAGTCCCTGGCACAGGCGCTGGAGCCGCTGTTGCGCAAGCGCGTGGTGTTGATCGACACCGCCGGCCTGCAAGCCAGCGATCCGGCCCTGCGTCTGCAACTGGAAACCCTCGCCGGGCGTGGCATCAAGGCGCGCAACTACCTGGTGCTGGCGACAACCAGCCAGAAGCAGGTGCTGTCAGCGGCTTATCACAGTTATAAACGTTGCGGCCTGGCCGGGTGCATCCTGACCAAGCTCGACGAAACGGCCAGCCTGGGCGAAGTGCTCAGCCTGGCCGTGACACACGAACTGCCTGTGGCCTATCTCACTGATGGCCCACGGATACCGGATGATCTGCATTTGCCGCGTCGGCACCAATTGGTGAGCCGGGCAGTCAGCGTGCAGATGCAGGAGGAGCCTAGCGAGGAAGCGATGGCGGATATGTTTGCGGATCTTTATCACAGCACCGGCAAGCGCGCGGGCTAG
- the fliA gene encoding RNA polymerase sigma factor FliA, whose translation MTASGYRMYSKSSKDSQYELIERYAPLVKRIAYHLLARLPASVQVEDLIQAGMIGLLEVSTKYDSTKGASFETYAGIRIRGAMLDEVRKGDWAPRSVHRNTRMVSDAIRAIEAKTGRDAKDHEVAAELEMSLDDYYGILNDTLGSRLFSFDDLLQDGEHEGLHEDGASQSLEPSRDLEDERFQAALAEAIANLPERERLVLSLYYDEELNLKEIGEVLGVSESRVSQLHSQCAARLRGRLGEWRARS comes from the coding sequence ATGACAGCAAGTGGCTATCGCATGTACAGCAAATCGTCCAAAGACTCCCAGTATGAGCTGATCGAGCGGTATGCCCCGCTGGTCAAACGAATCGCCTACCACTTGCTGGCGCGTCTGCCGGCCAGCGTGCAGGTCGAGGACTTGATCCAGGCGGGCATGATTGGCTTGCTCGAAGTCTCGACCAAATACGACTCCACCAAAGGGGCCAGTTTCGAGACGTACGCGGGTATTCGTATCCGTGGCGCGATGCTCGACGAAGTGCGCAAGGGGGATTGGGCACCGCGCTCGGTCCACCGCAACACGCGCATGGTCAGCGACGCAATTCGTGCAATCGAAGCGAAAACCGGTCGTGACGCTAAAGATCACGAGGTTGCTGCCGAACTTGAAATGAGTCTCGACGATTACTACGGGATTTTGAACGATACCCTGGGCAGCCGCCTGTTCAGTTTCGACGACCTGTTGCAGGACGGCGAACACGAAGGGCTGCACGAGGACGGCGCGAGCCAGTCCCTCGAACCGTCGCGGGATCTGGAAGACGAGCGCTTCCAGGCTGCGCTGGCCGAGGCCATTGCCAACTTGCCCGAACGTGAACGCCTGGTGTTGTCGCTGTACTACGACGAAGAGCTGAACCTCAAGGAAATCGGTGAGGTCCTGGGGGTCAGCGAGTCGCGGGTCAGCCAGCTGCACAGCCAATGCGCGGCGCGTTTGCGCGGTCGTCTTGGCGAGTGGCGCGCACGTTCATGA
- a CDS encoding chemotaxis protein CheA → MSFGADEEILQDFLVEAGEILELLSEQLVELESRPDDADLLNAIFRGFHTVKGGAGFLQLNELVECCHIAENVFDILRKGERRVDSELMDVVLEALDTVNSMFGQVRERSSVTPATPELLAALARLAEPASAEEIAAAPVVEEPVAEAPSEDITDLEFEQLLDSLNAVKAQAAGAPAPAASAPVAAATVAASPAAAVSAAPAGTAASDEITDDEFESLLDQLHGKGQFAVDAVQPPAAATPSAAPASDEITDDEFESLLDQLHGKGSFSSDAVGAAAPGAAAPAAPAPAAPVAPAAPSKAAAPDEITDNEFEDLLDQLHGKGKFEPAVAAAAPAAAPAAPAKKPEPVKAEPVKATPAAAVPAKAAPAAAAAAAAAAAAAAAAAAAAAAAAAAAPAAAPAPARAAAPAPSEKPPSEAETTVRVDTARLDEIMNMVGELVLVRNRLVRLGANSADEAMSKAVSNLDVVTADLQTAVMKTRMQPIKKVFGRFPRLVRDLARQLKKEISLELVGEETDLDKNLVEALADPLVHLVRNAVDHGIESPEEREASGKPRNGRVILAAEQEGDHILLSISDDGKGMDPAVLRAIAVKRGVMDKDAADRLSDTDCYNLIFAPGFSTKTEISDVSGRGVGMDVVKTKIAQLNGSISIDSTKGLGSKIIIKVPLTLAIMPTLMVMLGNQAFAFPLVNVNEIFHLDLSTTNVVDGQEVVIVRDKALPLFYLKRWLVSSAAHEEQREGHVVILSVGTQRIGFVVDQLVGQEEVVIKPLGKMLQGTPGMSGATITGDGRIALILDVPSMLKRYAARRMG, encoded by the coding sequence ATGAGCTTCGGCGCCGATGAAGAAATCCTTCAGGATTTTCTGGTAGAGGCCGGCGAGATTCTCGAGCTGTTGTCAGAGCAGTTGGTCGAGCTGGAAAGCCGACCTGACGATGCGGACCTGCTCAATGCAATTTTTCGCGGTTTTCACACTGTAAAAGGGGGCGCCGGCTTCCTCCAGCTCAACGAGCTGGTTGAATGCTGTCACATCGCCGAGAACGTGTTCGACATCCTGCGCAAGGGTGAACGCCGCGTCGACTCGGAGCTCATGGACGTGGTGCTCGAAGCACTCGACACCGTCAACAGCATGTTCGGTCAAGTGCGCGAGCGTTCCAGCGTCACCCCGGCCACGCCTGAATTGCTCGCCGCGCTGGCTCGCCTGGCCGAGCCGGCATCGGCAGAAGAGATCGCTGCGGCACCGGTGGTTGAAGAGCCGGTTGCTGAAGCGCCTTCCGAAGACATCACCGATCTTGAATTCGAACAGCTTCTGGATTCGCTGAACGCCGTCAAGGCGCAAGCGGCAGGCGCTCCTGCGCCGGCTGCGTCTGCACCAGTAGCCGCGGCAACTGTTGCAGCCTCACCGGCGGCAGCGGTTTCCGCTGCACCGGCCGGCACTGCGGCCAGCGATGAAATCACCGACGACGAATTCGAATCACTCCTCGATCAGCTGCATGGCAAAGGGCAGTTCGCCGTCGATGCCGTGCAACCGCCGGCGGCTGCGACGCCGTCTGCCGCACCGGCCAGTGACGAAATCACTGACGACGAATTCGAGTCGCTGCTGGACCAGTTGCATGGCAAAGGCTCGTTCTCGTCGGATGCCGTTGGCGCTGCTGCTCCTGGCGCTGCGGCTCCTGCTGCCCCTGCACCTGCCGCACCGGTTGCGCCCGCTGCCCCGTCGAAAGCCGCTGCCCCGGACGAAATCACCGACAACGAATTCGAAGACTTGCTGGATCAGTTGCACGGCAAAGGCAAGTTCGAACCTGCAGTCGCTGCCGCCGCACCTGCTGCCGCGCCTGCTGCACCGGCCAAGAAGCCCGAGCCTGTCAAAGCCGAACCGGTAAAAGCAACGCCTGCTGCGGCGGTTCCGGCCAAAGCCGCTCCTGCCGCTGCCGCTGCCGCTGCCGCTGCCGCTGCCGCTGCCGCTGCCGCTGCCGCTGCCGCTGCCGCTGCCGCTGCCGCTGCCCCTGCCGCTGCCCCTGCACCGGCTCGTGCTGCTGCTCCCGCGCCTAGCGAAAAACCGCCGTCTGAAGCGGAAACCACCGTGCGCGTCGACACCGCGCGGCTGGACGAGATCATGAACATGGTCGGCGAACTGGTGCTGGTGCGTAACCGCCTGGTGCGCCTGGGCGCCAACAGCGCCGACGAAGCCATGTCCAAGGCCGTGTCCAACCTAGACGTGGTCACCGCTGACCTGCAGACCGCGGTCATGAAGACCCGCATGCAGCCGATCAAGAAAGTGTTCGGTCGCTTCCCGCGACTGGTTCGCGATCTGGCACGTCAGCTGAAGAAAGAAATCAGCCTTGAACTGGTGGGTGAAGAAACCGACCTGGACAAAAACCTCGTCGAGGCCCTGGCCGACCCGCTGGTCCACTTGGTGCGCAACGCGGTCGATCACGGTATCGAGTCGCCGGAAGAGCGGGAAGCGTCGGGCAAGCCCCGCAACGGTCGTGTGATTCTGGCGGCCGAACAGGAAGGCGATCACATCCTGCTGTCGATTTCCGATGACGGCAAAGGCATGGACCCTGCGGTTCTGCGTGCGATCGCGGTCAAGCGTGGTGTGATGGACAAGGATGCAGCGGATCGCCTCAGCGACACCGACTGCTACAACCTGATCTTCGCGCCGGGCTTCTCGACCAAAACCGAGATTTCCGATGTGTCCGGGCGTGGCGTGGGCATGGACGTGGTGAAAACCAAGATCGCCCAGCTCAACGGCTCGATCAGCATCGATTCCACCAAAGGCCTGGGTTCGAAGATCATCATCAAGGTGCCGCTGACCCTGGCGATCATGCCGACGCTGATGGTCATGCTCGGCAACCAGGCCTTCGCGTTCCCGCTGGTCAACGTCAACGAGATCTTCCACCTGGACCTGTCGACCACCAACGTCGTCGACGGTCAGGAAGTGGTCATCGTCCGCGACAAGGCGCTGCCACTGTTCTACCTCAAGCGCTGGCTGGTCAGCTCGGCGGCTCACGAGGAGCAGCGCGAAGGCCACGTGGTGATTCTGTCGGTGGGCACGCAACGCATCGGCTTCGTGGTTGATCAGTTGGTCGGTCAGGAAGAAGTGGTGATCAAGCCGCTGGGCAAAATGCTGCAAGGCACGCCGGGCATGTCGGGCGCCACCATCACCGGTGACGGCCGCATCGCACTGATTCTCGATGTCCCGAGCATGCTCAAGCGCTACGCAGCACGACGGATGGGTTAA
- a CDS encoding protein phosphatase CheZ, producing the protein MDSKDSTMGDFESTLKKHAQELVASLEKGKFGDAVQLIHELNQTRDRGLYQEVGKLTRELHSAIVNFQIDPNMPQAEEVSQITDATERLSYVVRLTENAANRTMDLVELSTPLMHGLTDDAKSLSADWGRFMRREISAEEFRDLARRVDVFLTRSEKETTEVSAHLNDILLAQDYQDLTGQVIKRVTTLVTEVERNLLKLVLMASQVDRFAGIEHDQEVFRQEKEQEKLHSKGEGPQIHADKREDVVSGQDDVDDLLSSLGF; encoded by the coding sequence ATGGATTCCAAAGATTCGACAATGGGTGACTTTGAGTCAACCCTGAAGAAACACGCACAAGAGCTGGTCGCGAGCCTTGAAAAAGGCAAGTTCGGCGACGCCGTGCAACTGATCCATGAGCTTAACCAGACCCGCGACCGCGGCCTGTATCAGGAAGTCGGCAAACTGACGCGCGAGCTGCACAGCGCGATCGTCAACTTCCAGATCGACCCGAACATGCCGCAGGCCGAGGAGGTCTCTCAGATCACCGACGCCACCGAGCGGCTGTCGTACGTGGTCAGGCTGACTGAAAACGCGGCCAACCGGACCATGGACCTGGTGGAGCTGAGCACGCCGTTGATGCACGGGCTCACGGATGACGCCAAGTCGTTGAGCGCCGACTGGGGACGCTTCATGCGCCGAGAGATCAGCGCTGAAGAGTTTCGTGATCTGGCACGCCGCGTCGATGTGTTCCTGACCCGCAGCGAAAAGGAGACCACCGAAGTCTCCGCGCACCTGAATGACATTCTGCTGGCTCAGGATTACCAGGACCTCACCGGTCAGGTGATCAAGCGCGTGACCACGCTGGTCACCGAAGTCGAGCGCAACCTGCTCAAGCTGGTGCTCATGGCGAGCCAGGTGGACCGCTTCGCGGGCATCGAGCACGACCAGGAAGTGTTCCGTCAGGAAAAAGAACAAGAAAAACTTCACTCCAAGGGTGAAGGTCCGCAGATTCATGCCGATAAACGTGAAGACGTTGTATCCGGACAGGATGATGTTGACGATCTGCTATCCAGCCTCGGATTCTGA
- a CDS encoding chemotaxis response regulator CheY gives MKILIVDDFSTMRRIIKNLLRDLGFTNTAEADDGLTALPMLQSGAFDFLVTDWNMPGMSGIDLLRQVRADERLRSLPVLMVTAEAKREQIIEAAQAGVNGYVVKPFTAQVLKEKIEKIFERVNS, from the coding sequence ATGAAAATCCTCATCGTTGATGACTTCTCAACGATGCGGCGGATCATAAAAAACCTGTTGCGTGACCTTGGGTTCACCAACACGGCCGAAGCAGATGACGGACTCACCGCATTGCCGATGCTGCAAAGCGGCGCCTTTGACTTCCTCGTCACTGACTGGAACATGCCTGGCATGTCCGGCATCGACTTGTTGCGTCAGGTGCGTGCCGACGAGCGTCTGCGCAGTCTGCCGGTGCTGATGGTCACTGCCGAAGCCAAGCGCGAGCAGATCATCGAAGCCGCTCAGGCCGGTGTGAACGGCTACGTGGTAAAGCCGTTCACGGCGCAAGTGCTCAAAGAGAAAATCGAAAAGATCTTCGAGCGCGTCAATAGCTGA
- the motD gene encoding flagellar motor protein MotD — protein sequence MARRRRHEEHENHERWLVSYADFITLLFAFFVVMYSISSLNEGKYKVLSEALVGVFNEPERSVKPIPIGEQKPQTVRPADPLVQDSEQTDAALGQAADDPLKSIADDVNAAFGDLIASKQMTVRGNELWIEIELNSSLLFGSGDAMPSNQAFDLIDKVAKIIKPFDNPVHVEGFTDNQPINTGQFPTNWELSAARSSSIVRMLAMDGINPARLASVGYGEFQPLTSNATADGRARNRRVVLVISRNLDVRRSLTGSGTTANAKPDAALRRAGTQTAPVPTKPPQGVKSSSSAP from the coding sequence ATGGCCCGCCGACGTCGCCACGAAGAGCACGAAAATCACGAACGCTGGTTGGTGTCCTACGCGGACTTCATCACCTTGCTGTTCGCGTTTTTCGTGGTCATGTATTCCATCTCGTCGCTGAACGAAGGTAAATACAAGGTGCTGTCCGAGGCGCTGGTCGGGGTCTTCAACGAGCCTGAGCGCAGCGTCAAGCCGATCCCCATTGGCGAGCAGAAACCGCAGACCGTGCGACCTGCCGATCCACTGGTTCAGGACAGCGAGCAGACCGACGCCGCGCTGGGTCAGGCCGCCGACGACCCGCTGAAATCAATTGCCGATGACGTCAACGCGGCGTTCGGCGACCTGATCGCTTCCAAACAGATGACCGTGCGCGGCAACGAGCTGTGGATCGAGATCGAGCTTAACTCCAGTCTGCTGTTCGGCAGTGGCGACGCGATGCCGAGCAATCAGGCGTTCGACCTGATCGACAAGGTCGCGAAAATCATCAAGCCGTTCGACAACCCCGTCCACGTTGAAGGGTTTACCGATAACCAGCCGATCAACACCGGACAATTCCCGACCAACTGGGAACTGTCGGCGGCGCGCTCGTCGAGCATCGTGCGCATGCTGGCTATGGACGGGATCAATCCGGCGCGGCTGGCCTCGGTGGGCTACGGCGAATTCCAGCCGCTGACCTCCAATGCCACCGCTGATGGCCGCGCGCGCAACCGTCGCGTGGTGCTGGTGATTTCGCGCAACCTGGACGTGCGCCGCAGCCTGACGGGCTCAGGCACCACGGCCAACGCAAAACCCGATGCTGCGCTGCGCCGTGCTGGCACACAAACTGCACCGGTCCCGACCAAGCCGCCACAAGGCGTCAAATCTTCGTCATCTGCCCCTTAA